One Fusobacterium ulcerans DNA segment encodes these proteins:
- a CDS encoding sialic acid TRAP transporter substrate-binding protein SiaP — translation MKNTLKVLGLGTMLFGVMTTAAFAAEYNLKMGMVPGTASNEYKAAEYFANKIKEESNGRIEIALFPNGQLGDDRSMLEQVSGGALDFSFTEIGRFAIFFPEAEVYVLPYMIKDFDHVHKATFDTTFGKNLISKIHDDLGITILSQAYNGTRQTTSNKAINSIEDMKGLKLRVPNAASNLNFAKYSGAAPTPMAFSEVYLALQTNSVDGQENPLSAVRAQKFYEVQPYLAMTNHILNDQLYVIGNETLESLPEDLQKVVKNAAEEAAEYHTKLFVDEEASLKDFFVKNGVKITEPNLDDFKAKMQPVYDEFIKKNGKLGQQAVDEITAAGK, via the coding sequence ATGAAAAACACACTAAAAGTTTTAGGACTAGGAACAATGTTATTTGGAGTAATGACAACAGCAGCATTTGCGGCAGAATATAATTTAAAAATGGGAATGGTTCCAGGTACTGCATCTAATGAATATAAAGCAGCAGAATATTTTGCAAATAAAATAAAAGAAGAATCAAATGGAAGAATAGAGATAGCACTTTTTCCAAATGGACAGCTGGGAGATGACAGAAGTATGCTTGAACAAGTTTCAGGAGGAGCTTTAGATTTCTCATTTACTGAGATTGGAAGATTTGCAATATTCTTTCCAGAGGCTGAAGTATATGTATTGCCTTACATGATCAAAGATTTTGACCACGTGCACAAAGCAACTTTTGATACTACATTTGGAAAAAATCTAATAAGTAAAATACATGATGACTTGGGAATAACTATTTTATCACAAGCATATAATGGAACTAGACAAACTACTTCCAATAAAGCTATAAACTCAATTGAGGATATGAAGGGATTGAAATTAAGAGTTCCAAATGCAGCTTCTAACTTAAACTTTGCAAAATATAGTGGAGCAGCTCCTACACCGATGGCTTTCTCAGAAGTGTACCTTGCTCTTCAAACAAATTCAGTAGATGGACAGGAAAATCCATTGTCAGCAGTAAGAGCTCAAAAATTCTATGAAGTTCAGCCATATTTGGCAATGACTAATCATATATTAAATGACCAATTATATGTAATTGGAAATGAAACTTTAGAAAGTCTTCCTGAAGATCTTCAAAAAGTAGTTAAAAATGCAGCTGAGGAAGCAGCAGAATATCATACAAAATTATTCGTAGATGAAGAAGCTAGTTTGAAAGATTTCTTTGTAAAGAATGGGGTAAAAATAACTGAACCAAACTTGGATGATTTCAAAGCTAAAATGCAACCTGTTTATGACGAATTTATTAAGAAAAATGGAAAACTTGGTCAACAGGCGGTAGATGAAATAACAGCAGCTGGAAAGTAA
- a CDS encoding LacI family DNA-binding transcriptional regulator, producing the protein MITQKEIAEKLGISRTTVARAINGSSLIKEETKNKILELVKEMNYEKNYIGSSLAGKRAKKVYCLVINSKNVFYTQEIIRGLSEAEKEFKAYNYQLEIITSDINDPESQLEELKKVLKTGDMDGLIITPLAKEKVYEMLKPHLEKTNVISLGIRLHEDIPHVGPDHLKQGKIAGGIMSALLRKGEKLLIVDNGDDKISSKLYLAGFLERVKETEIDIVGPLKGNGIEKSIKLLQEVCEKEEIKGIYINRYAQDIFEKLSKKTLNDKMIVTNGIGKNIKRMIKNKIITATVMEEIATEGYNAGKKMFDILYKEDIKTGNWEISKSHIIFYENLND; encoded by the coding sequence ATGATTACACAAAAGGAAATAGCAGAAAAATTGGGAATCAGCAGAACAACAGTTGCCAGAGCCATAAATGGAAGTTCACTAATAAAGGAAGAAACTAAAAATAAAATACTTGAATTGGTAAAAGAAATGAACTATGAGAAAAATTATATAGGAAGTTCTCTTGCTGGAAAAAGAGCAAAAAAAGTTTATTGTTTAGTTATCAATTCTAAAAATGTATTCTATACTCAGGAAATAATAAGAGGATTGTCAGAAGCAGAAAAAGAATTTAAAGCATATAATTATCAATTAGAAATAATAACTAGTGATATCAATGATCCAGAGAGTCAATTAGAAGAGCTAAAAAAAGTTCTTAAAACAGGAGATATGGATGGATTAATAATCACACCTTTGGCTAAAGAGAAAGTTTATGAAATGTTAAAACCACATTTGGAAAAAACTAATGTGATTTCTTTAGGAATAAGACTTCATGAAGATATACCTCATGTAGGGCCTGACCATTTGAAACAGGGAAAAATAGCAGGAGGGATAATGAGTGCGCTTCTTAGAAAAGGAGAAAAACTTCTGATTGTAGATAATGGAGATGACAAAATATCTTCAAAATTGTATCTTGCTGGATTTTTGGAAAGAGTAAAGGAAACAGAAATAGATATAGTGGGGCCTTTAAAAGGAAATGGAATAGAAAAAAGTATAAAACTTTTACAGGAAGTTTGTGAAAAAGAAGAGATAAAAGGAATATATATAAATAGATATGCACAAGATATTTTTGAAAAATTATCTAAAAAAACACTAAATGATAAAATGATAGTGACAAATGGAATTGGAAAAAATATTAAAAGAATGATAAAGAATAAGATAATAACAGCAACAGTAATGGAAGAAATAGCAACTGAAGGATACAATGCTGGAAAAAAAATGTTTGATATTTTGTATAAAGAAGATATAAAAACAGGAAATTGGGAAATTTCAAAATCACATATTATCTTTTATGAGAACTTAAATGATTAA
- a CDS encoding cyclically-permuted mutarotase family protein, which produces MKKFVFAAILSALVLGGCTSTEVKMPGVERKITWEHAGNLPAQKGFEKNIGTAGVLSGVLEEKYVVVGGGANFPYDTVLNGGAKKLYSDVYLLKEKDGKLEVVEHINLNNEIGYGASVTVKDGVYYIGGAATTEADNDILFLSMKKGKLNVEKVGDLPFTLQNGTAVEKDGKLYVITGKQNGKATNKMYEYDIATEQSRELAPVPGAATRTQAVSQILDGKLYVFSGGDATAYTDGYKYDFITNEWTPAASVELNGKGISLLGASSVKLNEKEMMVIGGFNKEVYDNAVANLGSLKGEELAKFKAGYFGADPAEFNWNREVLIYNSDSDSWKSIGQLPFDAPCGEGLVLVGNKVFSINGEIKPGVRTDRMYTGTIIKK; this is translated from the coding sequence ATGAAAAAATTTGTTTTTGCAGCAATATTATCTGCATTAGTGTTAGGAGGATGTACTTCAACTGAAGTAAAGATGCCAGGTGTAGAAAGAAAAATAACTTGGGAACATGCTGGTAATTTACCTGCACAAAAAGGATTTGAGAAAAATATAGGAACTGCTGGGGTATTATCAGGAGTTCTTGAAGAAAAATATGTAGTAGTTGGTGGAGGAGCAAATTTTCCATATGATACAGTATTAAATGGAGGAGCGAAGAAACTTTATTCTGATGTATATCTTTTGAAAGAAAAAGATGGAAAATTAGAAGTAGTAGAACATATTAATTTGAATAATGAAATTGGTTATGGAGCCTCAGTAACGGTTAAAGATGGAGTTTATTATATTGGAGGAGCAGCTACTACAGAAGCAGATAATGATATACTATTTTTAAGTATGAAAAAGGGAAAATTAAATGTAGAAAAAGTAGGAGATTTACCTTTCACTTTACAAAATGGAACAGCAGTGGAAAAAGATGGAAAACTATATGTTATAACTGGAAAACAAAATGGAAAAGCGACAAATAAAATGTATGAATATGATATTGCAACAGAGCAGTCAAGAGAATTAGCACCTGTACCAGGAGCAGCTACTAGAACACAAGCTGTATCTCAGATACTTGATGGTAAGTTATATGTATTCAGTGGAGGAGACGCAACTGCATATACTGATGGATATAAATATGATTTTATAACTAATGAATGGACTCCAGCTGCATCTGTAGAATTAAATGGAAAAGGAATATCTCTTCTTGGGGCATCTTCAGTAAAATTAAACGAGAAAGAGATGATGGTAATTGGAGGATTTAATAAAGAGGTGTATGATAATGCAGTAGCCAACTTAGGTTCTTTAAAAGGAGAGGAGCTAGCAAAATTCAAAGCTGGATATTTTGGAGCAGATCCTGCTGAATTTAACTGGAATAGAGAAGTACTTATCTATAATTCAGATAGCGATTCATGGAAATCAATAGGGCAGTTACCATTTGATGCTCCATGTGGAGAAGGATTGGTTTTAGTTGGAAATAAGGTGTTCTCAATAAATGGGGAAATAAAACCAGGTGTAAGAACTGACAGGATGTATACAGGGACTATAATAAAAAAATAG